The DNA sequence CGCTTGGTGAACGCGCCGCGGCCGCCTACCGGCGTGCCAATGAGATCGCCGACGAGGATGTCGGGCTCAACCGCGCCATCGGCGAGAACGGTCTCGCCATCATCAAGGATATCGCGGCGCGCAAGCAGCCGGGCGAGACGGTCAATATCCTCACCCACTGCAATGCCGGCTGGCTGGCGACGGTCGACTACGGGACAGCCACTTCACCGATCTACCTCGCTGTCGAAGCCGGCATTCCGGTCCATGTCTATGTCGATGAAACACGCCCACGCAACCAGGGCGCCCAGCTCACCGCCTGGGAGATGGCTGGCCACGGCGTGCCGCATACGCTGATCGTCGACAATGCCGGCGGCCATCTGATGCAGCGCGGCGCAATCGACATGGTCATCGTCGGCACCGACCGCACCACCGCCGACGGCGACGTCTGCAACAAGATCGGCACCTATCTGAAGGCGCTCGCCGCCGCGGACAACGACGTGCCGTTCTACGTTGCGCTGCCTTCGCCGACCATCGACTGGACGGTGGGCGACGGACTTGCCGAAATCCCGATCGAGGAGCGCTCCGGCGACGAGGTTTCGCTGGTGTGGGGCAAGACAGCGAGCGGCAAGATCGCCCAGGTTCGCGTCTCGCCCGAAGCAACGCCTGCGGCAAACCCCGCCTTCGACGTGACGCCGGCGCGGCTGGTCACCGGGCTGATCACCGAGCGCGGCATCGCCAAAGCGTCGCGCGAGGGGCTGAAGGCGATGTTCCCCGAGCGGGGATAGGCGGGCCGCGCTCAGAACTCGGCATTGTCCAGCGCGTTCACAAATTCCAGCGAGCGCCGCAAGGCGCCGCGAATGGTGCCGATATCCACCGGCGTGCTTCGCCGCTGGGGATCATTGCGCTGCGGGCGCTGCAGCCGCAACGGCAGTTCGATGCTGACTGGCAGCGTGGCGGGCAGCACGGCCCAGTAGGATGCATAGTCGACAGAGCCGTCGCCGATGGCGCAGAAGGCCCATCCCTCGCCGGTGCTGACGACATCCTTCAGATGAGCATGTCCAACCGTATCGATGGCATCGGCGATATCTTGCGCCGGCTGCATCGTCTCGCCGCTGTAAGTGAAGATGTTGCCGGCATCGTGGTTCAGGCGGACGTACGGCGATCCGATGTCGCGGACGAAGCTTGCCCCCGATCGCGCGCTGCCGAGCAGATCGCCACTGCCATGTCCGGGGTTTTCGAGCGCCAGAACCATGCCGGCCTCCTCCAGCCTCGGCAGGAGAGCGTCGATCGTCGCGCGGATCGCCGCGCTGTTTCTCGCCGGGCCGGCATTGGTGATCAGGAACGACGCGCCGAGACCGGCGGCAAAGCCGATGCGCCGGGACAAGGCGTCGGCGGCATCGGCCCCCGACAGGTCGAGATGAGCCGACACGGCGTTGATGCCCAGCCCGGCATGTTCCGCTGCCCGGCGCAGCTTCGCGGCGTGCGCAGCCGCAAACAGACCCTCGTCGAAATCGACATAGCCGCTGATAAAGGCCGGCTCGACATGGGCGGCACCCACAGCGGCAATCTCCTCGACGGCCAATTCCATGGAATAGCCGTCGAAGAGAGCGGTCGATACCGACATGATCCGCGAAGGCAGGGCTCAGGCTCCCTTGCCGTAGACGATCAATTCCGAGGCTTCCTTCACCTTGGCCGGCGACAGTGCCTCGCGCCAGTCGTCACGGACCACGACGCCCTTGGCGAAGCGCATCAGGCGCAGTGCGGCGTCGGACGGCACTTTCGGCGAGAAACCGAACCACATGGCGATCTCGACATTCAGATGACCGATCAGGAAGTCGAGCGCGGCTTGCCTTGGAATGCCATATTTGCGCTCGCACTCCTCGACGGCCTCGACCATCGTGTCGACGAAGGGCATGGCAACCATCTCGGACAGGCCAGGCTCCAGGATCGCCAATTGTTCGACCGTGACGCGATGGCTGTCGATGATCGGCGACCACATCGCCTTGCAGACCTCCTCGCCAAGCGCGTAGTCCTCTTCAGGTCCCTGCATCAGGGCGCAGACGATCGACTGCCTGGCGATGCCGCCATGATAGTCGCGACGCGCGGCCCACTCCGTCTCGTCACCGAACAAGGGCGGGTGGCAGGGATGACCGACGAAATAGGTGAGATCCGGTCGATCGCCGGGCAGGTCGCCGGCATAGGGTGCGGCCGCATCCAGAACGAGGATCATGGTGCCCTTGGCAAGCATCGGCGAGATTTGCCGCGTCACCTGGCCGATGATGTTGTCCGGCAGAGCCATCACCACAACCTTGGCGCCGGGAATGCCTTCCTCCATGGCGACGGCGGCGATATCGGCTTCTCCCAACCGCTTGCGGCCGGCCTCGCCGATCTCCACGGCGCGGACATCGTAACCTGCTTCGATCAGCTTGCGTGTCACGCGGAAGCCCATCTTCCCTCCGGCTCCAAGCACCGCCACGGATGTCGTCATTTGCTTCTCTCCCATTTCCTCTTGATGGCGCGCCGATGGCGCAGATTCAGCCGAACGCTTGCAGCGCGGCCTCGAGCTCCGGATGCGTGGCGGCGTAGTCGCGCGCGGGAATGCCTGCCGCGGCGGCTTCGAAAGCATCGTGCAGACTTTGAACGCCGGCGGCCGGACCGCCGGGATGCGCCATGATCCCGCCGCCGCAGCAATAGATGAAATCGTTCGTGCCGAGCCTTCCATAGGTCTCGCCCGCCTGCACCGCGGTCTGTCCGGACGAAAACACCGGCATCACCGTATCGGGCCGGTCGGCCCGGCCGAACATCGGAGTGAGGCAGGCGTGGGCGGATGCCATCACCGAATCGTCGGGCTCGCAGAACTTGTTGGACAGCCCGTTGACGTGCATGTGGTCGATGCCGGCCAGGCGCCAGAATTTCTGGTAGGCGAGATAGCTCATGCCGACATCAGGAGAACGGCTGAAGAGACCCCAGCCCGCCCGATGGCCGTGCAGCGCGACGGCGGAATGCCGGCGCATCTTGACGACACCCGACAGGCCGACGGAATTGAGGACAAGCATGGCGCAGGTGCCGCCACGGCGCTCGATCAGGTCAAGCTGGCGGCGCATGGCGTCGATGTCGCCGGAAATGTTGGCCGCGTACATGATCTTGCGCCCAGTCCTGTCGGCGTGCCGGTCGATGACAGCCATGACCGCCTCGAACCGCTGTTCGAACGGCGAATGCGGGGGATCTCCCATCAGTTCGTCGTCCTTGATGAAGTCGAGGCCGGCTGAGATCAGCGTATCGGCCAGGGTCGCGGTCTCCCGCGGCGTAAGGCCGACGCTCGGTTTGACGATGGTGCCGATCAGCGGCCGTCCCGTGACGCCGGTCAGACGACGCGTGCCTTCGACAGCGAAGGCCGGCCCCGGATAGGCATCAGCGAAGACATCGGGAAAGCTGACGTCGAGCAGACGCATGGCCGAGAAATGATGCAGCTCGAACAGATTGCCGAGCACCGTCGACCAGACCGAAGCCAGCACGGTGCCCATGTTCTCGATGTTCCAGGAAAGACCCACTTTGGCCCGGCGCGGCCTGACGGCCGCCGCATCTCCGGGCGCGCGCGAAAACGGCAACGCCTCGCCATCGACCTCGCCAAGATCCTCGATGAATTCGACGCGCGCGCCAAATCTGAGCAGCAGTTCCGGCGTCTCCCCAGGGATCGGACGGAATGTCCCGCTCGATTGCTCACCCGCCATCGCGGCCGCGGCGACCTCCATGGGATAGCGGGTTTCGATCAGGTAGGTGGCGTTAAGACGACCGGTCAATGCAGGCTTCCCGGCTGGAATGAACTTCATAACGGGAGCGATAGCATCAAAATGATATCATGTCATCACATGAGTTTTCCCGGTCAAAAAATTTGCGACTGTCAGTCCCCGCCGTCGTTGCCCGCCAGTTTCGAATAGAGTTCGTTGGCGCGGCCTATATGGTCCGCCATGGCGGCGCTGGCGCCTTCGGCGTCGCCGCTGGCGATCGCCTTGTAGATGCGTTCGTGTTCCTCGACCGTCAGACGCTCG is a window from the Mesorhizobium australicum WSM2073 genome containing:
- a CDS encoding ribulose-bisphosphate carboxylase large subunit family protein, whose product is MKFIPAGKPALTGRLNATYLIETRYPMEVAAAAMAGEQSSGTFRPIPGETPELLLRFGARVEFIEDLGEVDGEALPFSRAPGDAAAVRPRRAKVGLSWNIENMGTVLASVWSTVLGNLFELHHFSAMRLLDVSFPDVFADAYPGPAFAVEGTRRLTGVTGRPLIGTIVKPSVGLTPRETATLADTLISAGLDFIKDDELMGDPPHSPFEQRFEAVMAVIDRHADRTGRKIMYAANISGDIDAMRRQLDLIERRGGTCAMLVLNSVGLSGVVKMRRHSAVALHGHRAGWGLFSRSPDVGMSYLAYQKFWRLAGIDHMHVNGLSNKFCEPDDSVMASAHACLTPMFGRADRPDTVMPVFSSGQTAVQAGETYGRLGTNDFIYCCGGGIMAHPGGPAAGVQSLHDAFEAAAAGIPARDYAATHPELEAALQAFG
- the mtnA gene encoding S-methyl-5-thioribose-1-phosphate isomerase, whose translation is MNVGDRHFRTIWLSDDGRSVEIIDQRWLPHEFRIEKLVTVAGIATAIRDMWVRGAPLIGVTAAYGVAMQMTDDASDEALDTVWEILHDTRPTAINLRWALDEMRRFLRPLPLGERAAAAYRRANEIADEDVGLNRAIGENGLAIIKDIAARKQPGETVNILTHCNAGWLATVDYGTATSPIYLAVEAGIPVHVYVDETRPRNQGAQLTAWEMAGHGVPHTLIVDNAGGHLMQRGAIDMVIVGTDRTTADGDVCNKIGTYLKALAAADNDVPFYVALPSPTIDWTVGDGLAEIPIEERSGDEVSLVWGKTASGKIAQVRVSPEATPAANPAFDVTPARLVTGLITERGIAKASREGLKAMFPERG
- a CDS encoding phosphogluconate dehydrogenase C-terminal domain-containing protein — encoded protein: MTTSVAVLGAGGKMGFRVTRKLIEAGYDVRAVEIGEAGRKRLGEADIAAVAMEEGIPGAKVVVMALPDNIIGQVTRQISPMLAKGTMILVLDAAAPYAGDLPGDRPDLTYFVGHPCHPPLFGDETEWAARRDYHGGIARQSIVCALMQGPEEDYALGEEVCKAMWSPIIDSHRVTVEQLAILEPGLSEMVAMPFVDTMVEAVEECERKYGIPRQAALDFLIGHLNVEIAMWFGFSPKVPSDAALRLMRFAKGVVVRDDWREALSPAKVKEASELIVYGKGA
- a CDS encoding sugar phosphate isomerase/epimerase family protein, whose product is MSVSTALFDGYSMELAVEEIAAVGAAHVEPAFISGYVDFDEGLFAAAHAAKLRRAAEHAGLGINAVSAHLDLSGADAADALSRRIGFAAGLGASFLITNAGPARNSAAIRATIDALLPRLEEAGMVLALENPGHGSGDLLGSARSGASFVRDIGSPYVRLNHDAGNIFTYSGETMQPAQDIADAIDTVGHAHLKDVVSTGEGWAFCAIGDGSVDYASYWAVLPATLPVSIELPLRLQRPQRNDPQRRSTPVDIGTIRGALRRSLEFVNALDNAEF